From Myxocyprinus asiaticus isolate MX2 ecotype Aquarium Trade chromosome 10, UBuf_Myxa_2, whole genome shotgun sequence, the proteins below share one genomic window:
- the plekhm3 gene encoding pleckstrin homology domain-containing family M member 3 isoform X2: protein MEGLEVEDISPALEATEDYLHCLDDNQGDGQVCPQKLKEASTLEKLNSSGVWGLLTGKQSEISPGNMAWAEQTSFNVLGLRNGKRNRARSTNDLAAHAKETNSTTTTSSSTFKRGHNRSRSDINNRSYTDNGMQAIDKNTLKNMALNEQRDAHKESSSSLVKQGLLEQREGPWGRWSTCHVELTPCELRLYSLDSSGNQQLCAALSLSHCQGVSAPQPQDGRVLQAVFFNSTRVQLRASCQWEALEWRRLLWERVLAARPSHRKWKPARATSPTPHEPDPDAASMPTSQPLVRPTALPLFTQHCADVLKAGLLHQLTDLNNWRAFTFVLSRTELQAFPTEGRGPVSEPVLRYRLASCLAVQRDEENGGLNARFQVVFPDYVLRLRAESEPKAQNWVEALHTAVTVQRPQLESDQSGPTGVLMRSKPARERRHREAQRAKRQSVTTSFLSILTCLAVEKGLTAQSFRCAEDHTNTQKTKELIVDYRQTRKGHTYTPIYIDGDEVEHATSFMFLVVHISEDLSWTYNTFTLIKKAQQRLYFLRKLRKAHLSPHILLNFYHCTIESILTNSITVWNGNCTISDQKALQRVVKTAQYITGVQLPSIKDIHHKRCLRRVRSIIKDTSHPNHGLFTPLPPG, encoded by the exons ATGGAAGGTCTGGAGGTGGAGGACATTAGCCCTGCCCTCGAGGCCACTGAGGACTACCTGCACTGCCTTGATGACAACCAAGGAGATGGCCAGGTATGCCCACAGAAGCTTAAAGAGGCGTCCACCTTGGAAAAGCTGAACTCCAGTGGGGTTTGGGGGCTTCTAACAGGAAAGCAATCGGAGATATCACCCGGCAATATGGCCTGGGCAGAGCAGACATCCTTTAATGTCCTGGGACTTAGAAATGGAAAAAGGAACCGGGCACGATCCACCAACGATTTGGCAGCTCATGCCAAAGAGACAAACTCCACAACTACCACATCCAGCAGCACCTTCAAACGTGGCCACAACCGCTCACGTTCAGACATCAACAACCGCAGTTACACAGATAATGGGATGCAAGCCATTGACAAGAACACACTCAAGAACATGGCACTAAACGAGCAGAGGGATG CTCATAAGGAGAGCAGCTCTAGCCTGGTGAAGCAGGGATTGTTGGAGCAGAGAGAGGGTCCATGGGGACGCTGGAGCACCTGTCATGTTGAGCTTACACCCTGTGAGCTACGTCTCTACAGCCTGGACAGCAGCGGCAACCAGCAGCTATGTGCTGCCCTCTCACTGTCTCACTGCCAAGGAGTGAGTGCGCCCCAGCCACAGGATGGACGCGTGCTGCAGGCAGTTTTCTTTAACAGCACCCGTGTGCAGTTACGTGCATCATGCCAGTGGGAGGCACTGGAGTGGCGTAGACTCCTCTGGGAACGTGTCTTGGCCGCCCGTCCTTCCCATCGCAAATGGAAGCCGGCTCGTGCCACCTCCCCTACCCCCCATGAGCCCGATCCTGATGCTGCCTCTATGCCAACCTCTCAACCGCTGGTACGTCCCACAGCCCTACCTCTGTTCACCCAGCACTGTGCCGATGTGCTAAAGGCTGGCCTTCTGCACCAACTCACCGACCTCAACAACTGGAGAGCCTTCACGTTTGTGCTGAGCCGCACCGAGCTGCAGGCCTTTCCGACTGAGGGAAGGGGCCCTGTATCGGAGCCCGTGCTGCGGTACCGGCTGGCCTCCTGTCTGGCTGTGCAGCGGGATGAGGAAAATGGAGGTCTAAACGCTCGCTTCCAAGTGGTCTTTCCTGATTATGTGCTGCGCTTGCGGGCAGAGAGCGAGCCCAAAGCCCAGAACTGGGTGGAGGCCCTGCACACCGCTGTTACTGTTCAGAGACCGCAGTTGGAGAGTGATCAGTCCGGCCCAACCGGAGTGCTAATGAGGAGTAAGCCAGCCAGGGAGCGACGACACAGGGAGGCGCAGAGAGCTAAACGGCAGTCCGTCACCACTAGCTTTCTCAGCATCCTTACCTGCCTGGCTGTAGAGAAGGGTCTCACTGCACAGAGCTTCCGATGTGCTG AAGATCACACTAacacccagaagaccaaggagctgattgtggactaccggcagactaggaagggccacacatacactcccatctacattgatGGGGACGAAGTGGAGCATGCGACTAGCTTCATGTTCCTGGTTGTCCACATCTCTGAAGATCTTTCCTGGACCTACAACACCTTCACTCTGATCAAAAAGGCGCAACAGCGCCTTTACTTCCTTAGGAAGCTAAGGAAAGCTCATCTGTCCCCCCACATCCTGCTGAACTTTTACCACTGCACTATTGAAAGTATACTAACAAACAGCATCACAGTGTGGAATGGCAACTGCACTATCTCAGACCAGAAGGCCCTCCAGcgggtggtgaaaactgcccaatacatcactggtgttcagctaccctccatcaaagacattcaccacaaacgctgcctaaggagggtgagaagcattatcaaagacacctctcaccccaaccatggtctgtttactcctctcccaCCTGGGTGA
- the plekhm3 gene encoding pleckstrin homology domain-containing family M member 3 isoform X3 — protein MEGLEVEDISPALEATEDYLHCLDDNQGDGQVCPQKLKEASTLEKLNSSGVWGLLTGKQSEISPGNMAWAEQTSFNVLGLRNGKRNRARSTNDLAAHAKETNSTTTTSSSTFKRGHNRSRSDINNRSYTDNGMQAIDKNTLKNMALNEQRDAHKESSSSLVKQGLLEQREGPWGRWSTCHVELTPCELRLYSLDSSGNQQLCAALSLSHCQGVSAPQPQDGRVLQAVFFNSTRVQLRASCQWEALEWRRLLWERVLAARPSHRKWKPARATSPTPHEPDPDAASMPTSQPLVRPTALPLFTQHCADVLKAGLLHQLTDLNNWRAFTFVLSRTELQAFPTEGRGPVSEPVLRYRLASCLAVQRDEENGGLNARFQVVFPDYVLRLRAESEPKAQNWVEALHTAVTVQRPQLESDQSGPTGVLMRSKPARERRHREAQRAKRQSVTTSFLSILTCLAVEKGLTAQSFRCAGCQRPVGLSRGKAKVCSYSGWYYCPSCHQDNLFLIPARLLHNWDTNKHKVSKQAKEFLEFVYEEPLLDVQQLNPCLYEHCEALAAVLKLRQQLQSLRAYLFNCRATVAEDLRRRS, from the exons ATGGAAGGTCTGGAGGTGGAGGACATTAGCCCTGCCCTCGAGGCCACTGAGGACTACCTGCACTGCCTTGATGACAACCAAGGAGATGGCCAGGTATGCCCACAGAAGCTTAAAGAGGCGTCCACCTTGGAAAAGCTGAACTCCAGTGGGGTTTGGGGGCTTCTAACAGGAAAGCAATCGGAGATATCACCCGGCAATATGGCCTGGGCAGAGCAGACATCCTTTAATGTCCTGGGACTTAGAAATGGAAAAAGGAACCGGGCACGATCCACCAACGATTTGGCAGCTCATGCCAAAGAGACAAACTCCACAACTACCACATCCAGCAGCACCTTCAAACGTGGCCACAACCGCTCACGTTCAGACATCAACAACCGCAGTTACACAGATAATGGGATGCAAGCCATTGACAAGAACACACTCAAGAACATGGCACTAAACGAGCAGAGGGATG CTCATAAGGAGAGCAGCTCTAGCCTGGTGAAGCAGGGATTGTTGGAGCAGAGAGAGGGTCCATGGGGACGCTGGAGCACCTGTCATGTTGAGCTTACACCCTGTGAGCTACGTCTCTACAGCCTGGACAGCAGCGGCAACCAGCAGCTATGTGCTGCCCTCTCACTGTCTCACTGCCAAGGAGTGAGTGCGCCCCAGCCACAGGATGGACGCGTGCTGCAGGCAGTTTTCTTTAACAGCACCCGTGTGCAGTTACGTGCATCATGCCAGTGGGAGGCACTGGAGTGGCGTAGACTCCTCTGGGAACGTGTCTTGGCCGCCCGTCCTTCCCATCGCAAATGGAAGCCGGCTCGTGCCACCTCCCCTACCCCCCATGAGCCCGATCCTGATGCTGCCTCTATGCCAACCTCTCAACCGCTGGTACGTCCCACAGCCCTACCTCTGTTCACCCAGCACTGTGCCGATGTGCTAAAGGCTGGCCTTCTGCACCAACTCACCGACCTCAACAACTGGAGAGCCTTCACGTTTGTGCTGAGCCGCACCGAGCTGCAGGCCTTTCCGACTGAGGGAAGGGGCCCTGTATCGGAGCCCGTGCTGCGGTACCGGCTGGCCTCCTGTCTGGCTGTGCAGCGGGATGAGGAAAATGGAGGTCTAAACGCTCGCTTCCAAGTGGTCTTTCCTGATTATGTGCTGCGCTTGCGGGCAGAGAGCGAGCCCAAAGCCCAGAACTGGGTGGAGGCCCTGCACACCGCTGTTACTGTTCAGAGACCGCAGTTGGAGAGTGATCAGTCCGGCCCAACCGGAGTGCTAATGAGGAGTAAGCCAGCCAGGGAGCGACGACACAGGGAGGCGCAGAGAGCTAAACGGCAGTCCGTCACCACTAGCTTTCTCAGCATCCTTACCTGCCTGGCTGTAGAGAAGGGTCTCACTGCACAGAGCTTCCGATGTGCTG GATGTCAGAGGCCAGTGGGTCTGTCACGGGGCAAGGCCAAAGTTTGTTCTTACAGTGGCTGGTACTACTGTCCTAGCTGTCACCAGGACAACCTCTTCCTGATACCTGCTCGTCTACTGCATAACTGGGACACGAACAAACACAAG GTGTCGAAACAAGCTAAGGAGTTTTTGGAGTTTGTTTATGAGGAGCCCTTGTTAGACGTCCAGCAGTTGAACCCGTGTCTGTATGAGCACTGTGAGGCACTGGCGGCCGTTCTCAAGTTGAGACAGCAGCTCCAGTCTCTCAGAGCCTACCTCTTCAACTGCCGTGCCACAGTGGCAGAAGACCTCCGTCGCAG